TGAGTCGGAAATAAAGATAGGGCAAATAAAGCGAATAATTGAAAGAATTTTACCTTTAGCCCGAAAAACTTTTCACAAGAGGGTTTCATACAATTTAACCAAGGAGGTGTAAAATTTTATGGATGACCCATTATTATCCCTTGTAATAACGATCCTTTCGGCAGTTGGTCTTTATATATTTTCCGCGCTTGAGGTAGCGCTTTTTTCCTGTGAATTACCTCCAAAAATAAAAAAGAGCTCCCCGTCAAAATCGTGGCTTGCGAGGGTTCTGACTCAGGCTGGCGATATTGAGACATTCTTCATTGTGATGCGTGCTATATTCCTGTTCATCTTTGCAGGCTCGCTTTTTGCGTTGGTTGTATCTATTGTGAAAGCACCAATGCTTGATACTCTCGTTATTTTTGGGGTGGTGCTTAGCGGGATAACTCTACTTTGTATGAACATATTGCCGGCTTCTGCTGCTGGATGGAAGCAGGATTATGTGTTCAGCATGGCATGGTTGATTCGCATGTTTTATGTGATTGTTTATCCATTAAAGGAAGTCGTAAAATTCCTGCTCAACATTCTGCTAAGGCTCATAGGAATCAAGGGGGTTCAAAGTCTTGCACTTCAGAGACAGTTGGCTTACATAGGCGAGCACGAGGGACCAAAAAGGCTTGAGGAAGAAGAGCGGAAAATGATAAAACACATTATAGATTTTGGCGATACGACTGTGAGGGAGATAATGGTGCCCCGCATTGACATGGTCTGCGCACCTGTGGACTCAACGCCAAAGCAGATTATAGAGCTGATAAAAACACACGGGCATTCGCGAATCCCCATTTATGAGGGCAGAGTTGATAATGTCGTTGGAATTTTGTATGCAAAGGACTTGCTTTTAACTATAGGAGAAAATGGGAGCGACAACATAGATTTGCGGAAGATAGCAAGGCGTCCTTACTTCGTTCCTGAATCCAAACTTGTTAATGAACTTATGCAGGAATTCAGGCGGGAAAGAGTGCATATAGCGATAGTTGTCGATGAATACGGGGGAGTCGCTGGATTGGTAACTATGGAGGACATTCTTGAGGAAATCGTGGGTGAGATACAGGACGAATACGACCGCGAGGAACGCCCCATCGTTCAGATAAGCGAAAATGTGTGGCTTG
The DNA window shown above is from bacterium and carries:
- a CDS encoding HlyC/CorC family transporter; protein product: MDDPLLSLVITILSAVGLYIFSALEVALFSCELPPKIKKSSPSKSWLARVLTQAGDIETFFIVMRAIFLFIFAGSLFALVVSIVKAPMLDTLVIFGVVLSGITLLCMNILPASAAGWKQDYVFSMAWLIRMFYVIVYPLKEVVKFLLNILLRLIGIKGVQSLALQRQLAYIGEHEGPKRLEEEERKMIKHIIDFGDTTVREIMVPRIDMVCAPVDSTPKQIIELIKTHGHSRIPIYEGRVDNVVGILYAKDLLLTIGENGSDNIDLRKIARRPYFVPESKLVNELMQEFRRERVHIAIVVDEYGGVAGLVTMEDILEEIVGEIQDEYDREERPIVQISENVWLVNGRVSIDEVEEELGIEIPYDEADTIGGLVYSIVGGIPKPGEKVKVDDKVSIVVQELESQRIKSVKVILT